One genomic window of Myxocyprinus asiaticus isolate MX2 ecotype Aquarium Trade chromosome 5, UBuf_Myxa_2, whole genome shotgun sequence includes the following:
- the LOC127441254 gene encoding guanine nucleotide-binding protein subunit beta-4 isoform X1 gives MSELEQLRQEAEQLRNQIRDARKACSDSSLSQITAGLDSVGRIQMRTRRTLRGHLAKIYAMHWATDSRLLVSASQDGKLIIWDSYTTNKIHAIPLRSSWVMTCAYAPSGNYVACGGLDNICSIYSLKTREGNVRVTRELPGHTGYLSCCRFLDDSQIVTSSGDTTCALWDIETGQQTTTFTGHSGDVMSLSLSPDTRTFVSGACDASSKLWDIRDGMCRQSFTGHVSDINAVCFFPNGNAFTTGSDDATCRLFDLRADQELMMYSHDNIICGITSVAFSKSGRLLLAGYDDFNCNVWDTLKGERAGVLAGHDNRVSCLGVTSDGMAVATGSWDSFLRIWN, from the exons ATGAGTGAGCTGGAGCAGTTGCGGCAGGAGGCCGAGCAGCTGCGCAATCAGATCAGA GATGCCAGGAAAGCATGCAGCGACTCCAGCCTGTCCCAG ATTACAGCTGGTCTGGATTCAGTGGGAAGGATCCAGATGAGAACGAGGCGGACCCTCCGAGGACATTTAGCCAAAATCTACGCCATGCACTGGGCCACAGATTCCAG GTTACTAGTTAGTGCCTCACAAGATGGCAAACTCATCATTTGGGACAGCTACACCACAAACAAG ATTCACGCCATTCCCTTACGATCATCATGGGTGATGACTTGTGCCTACGCTCCCTCAGGGAACTATGTAGCCTGTGGAGGCCTGGACAACATCTGCTCCATATACAGCCTTAAAACCCGTGAGGGCAACGTCAGAGTCACCAGAGAACTACCTGGACACACAG GTTATTTGTCATGTTGTCGCTTTCTTGACGATAGCCAGATAGTCACCAGCTCTGGAGATACCACATG TGCTCTGTGGGATATTGAGACTGGTCAGCAGACAACCACATTCACAGGGCATAGCGGAGACGTGATGAGCCTGTCCCTCAGTCCAGACACCAGGACCTTCGTGTCGGGTGCCTGCGACGCATCCTCCAAACTTTGGGACATCCGAGACGGAATGTGCAGACAGTCTTTCACCGGTCATGTGTCTGATATAAACGCTGTCTGT TTCTTTCCTAACGGTAATGCCTTCACAACGGGATCTGATGACGCCACGTGTCGGCTGTTTGACCTTCGTGCGGACCAGGAACTGATGATGTACTCGCATGACAACAtcatatgtggcatcacctccgTGGCCTTCTCAAAGAGTGGCCGCCTGCTACTCGCTGGCTACGATGACTTCAACTGCAATGTGTGGGACACGCTAAAGGGAGAGCGTGCAG GTGTTCTAGCTGGGCATGACAACAGGGTCAGCTGTTTGGGGGTGACCAGTGATGGCATGGCTGTAGCCACTGGTTCTTGGGACAGCTTCCTCAGGATATGGAACTGA
- the LOC127441254 gene encoding guanine nucleotide-binding protein subunit beta-4 isoform X2, whose protein sequence is MTCAYAPSGNYVACGGLDNICSIYSLKTREGNVRVTRELPGHTGYLSCCRFLDDSQIVTSSGDTTCALWDIETGQQTTTFTGHSGDVMSLSLSPDTRTFVSGACDASSKLWDIRDGMCRQSFTGHVSDINAVCFFPNGNAFTTGSDDATCRLFDLRADQELMMYSHDNIICGITSVAFSKSGRLLLAGYDDFNCNVWDTLKGERAGVLAGHDNRVSCLGVTSDGMAVATGSWDSFLRIWN, encoded by the exons ATGACTTGTGCCTACGCTCCCTCAGGGAACTATGTAGCCTGTGGAGGCCTGGACAACATCTGCTCCATATACAGCCTTAAAACCCGTGAGGGCAACGTCAGAGTCACCAGAGAACTACCTGGACACACAG GTTATTTGTCATGTTGTCGCTTTCTTGACGATAGCCAGATAGTCACCAGCTCTGGAGATACCACATG TGCTCTGTGGGATATTGAGACTGGTCAGCAGACAACCACATTCACAGGGCATAGCGGAGACGTGATGAGCCTGTCCCTCAGTCCAGACACCAGGACCTTCGTGTCGGGTGCCTGCGACGCATCCTCCAAACTTTGGGACATCCGAGACGGAATGTGCAGACAGTCTTTCACCGGTCATGTGTCTGATATAAACGCTGTCTGT TTCTTTCCTAACGGTAATGCCTTCACAACGGGATCTGATGACGCCACGTGTCGGCTGTTTGACCTTCGTGCGGACCAGGAACTGATGATGTACTCGCATGACAACAtcatatgtggcatcacctccgTGGCCTTCTCAAAGAGTGGCCGCCTGCTACTCGCTGGCTACGATGACTTCAACTGCAATGTGTGGGACACGCTAAAGGGAGAGCGTGCAG GTGTTCTAGCTGGGCATGACAACAGGGTCAGCTGTTTGGGGGTGACCAGTGATGGCATGGCTGTAGCCACTGGTTCTTGGGACAGCTTCCTCAGGATATGGAACTGA